Proteins from one Telopea speciosissima isolate NSW1024214 ecotype Mountain lineage chromosome 1, Tspe_v1, whole genome shotgun sequence genomic window:
- the LOC122663327 gene encoding protein SMAX1-LIKE 3-like isoform X1 — MRTGGWTLQQALTADAANVVKQAVNLAKRRGHAQVTPLHVANTMLSSSTGLLRTACLQSHSHPLQCKALELCFNVALNRLPASTSSPMLGHHSHHPFLSNALVAAFKRAQAHQRRGSIENQQQPLLAVKVEIEQLIISILDDPSVSRVMREAGFSSTQVKSNVEQAVSLEICSQNPPISSSKPKESSNNNNNNLLVLGSVSSQPPPPPPPSSMAQFGVKVSKPFRAFDQIRNEDVMSVLETLMHRKRSTVIVGECLASIEGVVKGVMDKVEKGDVHEGLRDVQFFSLPLFPFGHFSKEDVEQKLAELRCLLKSCVGQGVVLYLGDLKWAAEIRANSIDQGRSYYCPMEYMIMELRRLVCGIESGRVWLMGIATFQTYTRCRIGNPSLEAIWHLHPLTVPAGSLSLSLNSDSDSQGQFRSKRTGDGSSCSFLEGGVEKQLTCCVDYSSKFNNEARSRASSTYNDSTTTSTTSSLPSWLKQYKEENKRLISNEQDCIQVRDLCHRWNSIGSSVQDHQHQKSEKTLTFTSISPSSSTSVSSHDHYYPNMNQTHHGWPIFAEPKQSWREHHIWISDNDVDEGLEPNFNREPKAVLVSIPNPNTNPNPSSTPNSASSSDAMEMEYHHRFKELNAENLKTLCNALEQKVPWQKEIIPEIASTILQCRSGLVRRKERLRYSAPKEDTWLFFHGVDVEGKEKIARELAGLVFGSQAHFISLGLSSFSSTRADSTDDFRNKRSRDESSCSYLERFAEAVCSNPHRVFLMEDIEQVDYRSQLGIKRAIERGKVTNSNGEKVFLHDAIVILSCESFSSRSRACSPSVKQKSGEMSEEEKNGEGEKEISPCVSLDLNLSVDEEDNFDDQSIDDIGLLDSVDRRIIFKLPDF, encoded by the exons ATGAGAACAGGAGGTTGGACATTGCAACAAGCTCTAACTGCAGACGCTGCCAATGTAGTAAAACAAGCTGTAAACCTTGCAAAAAGGCGTGGTCATGCCCAAGTAACTCCACTCCACGTAGCCAACACCATGCTTTCATCCTCAACTGGCCTTCTTCGAACAGCTTGTCTTCAATCTCACTCTCATCCTCTCCAGTGCAAAGCCCTTGAGCTCTGCTTCAACGTTGCCCTCAATCGCTTACCAGCATCCACTTCTAGTCCCATGTTAGGTCACCACTCTCATCACCCTTTCCTCTCCAATGCTTTGGTTGCAGCTTTCAAGCGTGCACAAGCCCACCAACGCCGCGGATCCATCGAGAACCAACAACAACCTCTCCTTGCTGTGAAGGTAGAGATAGAACAGCTCATAATCTCTATCTTAGATGACCCAAGTGTTAGTAGAGTCATGAGAGAAGCAGGTTTCTCAAGTACCCAAGTGAAAAGCAATGTAGAACAAGCTGTCTCTTTAGAGATCTGTTCTCAAAATCCTCCTATTAGTAGTAGTAAACCCAAGGAAAGTagtaataacaataataataatcttctaGTACTTGGAAGTGTTTCCTCTCaaccccctcctcctcctcctccttcttctatGGCTCAGTTTGGTGTGAAAGTTAGTAAACCATTTAGGGCTTTTGATCAAATTAGGAATGAAGATGTGATGAGTGTGCTTGAGACTTTAATGCATAGAAAAAGAAGTACTGTGATTGTTGGAGAGTGTCTAGCTAGTATTGAAGGTGTAGTTAAGGGAGTGATGGATAAGGTTGAGAAAGGAGATGTTCATGAGGGTTTAAGGGATGTACAGTTCTTTAGTcttcctcttttcccttttggTCATTTCTCAAAAGAAGATGTTGAGCAGAAACTTGCTGAGCTTAGGTGTCTTTTGAAAAGCTGTGTTGGCCAAGGAGTTGTTTTGTATTTGGGTGATCTGAAATGGGCTGCTGAGATTAGAGCTAATTCTATTGATCAAGGAAGGAGCTACTATTGCCCAATGGAATACATGATTATGGAGCTTAGAAGGTTGGTTTGTGGAATTGAGAGTGGTAGGGTTTGGCTCATGGGAATTGCAACTTTCCAAACTTACACGAGATGCAGGATAGGAAATCCTTCCTTGGAAGCTATTTGGCATCTTCACCCTCTTACAGTTCCGGCCGGCAGCTTGAGTTTGAGTCTCAACTCTGACAG TGATTCACAAGGCCAGTTCAGAAGCAAGAGAACTGGAGATGGGTCCAGTTGCTCTTTCCTTGAAGGTGGAGTAGAGAAGCAATTAACTTGCTGTGTTGATTACTCGTCCAAGTTCAATAATGAAGCTCGAAGTCGAGCAAGTAGTACTTACAATGACTCTACGACGACTTCGACCACCTCAAGCTTACCTTCATGGCTTAAACAGTACAAGGAAGAGAATAAAAGATTGATCAGTAATGAACAG GATTGTATCCAAGTCAGAGATCTCTGCCATAGATGGAACTCAATTGGCAGTTCAGTCCAAGATCACCAACACCAAAAATCTGAGAAGACCTTAACATTCACTTCCATATCTCCCTCTTCCTCTACTTCAGTCTCTTCACATGACCATTACTACCCTAACATGAACCAGACTCACCATGGATGGCCTATCTTTGCTGAACCCAAACAATCATGGAGGGAACATCACATCTGGATCTCTGACAATGATGTGGATGAGGGATTGGAACCCAATTTCAATAGAGAACCAAAAGCAGTTCTTGTATCCATCCCTAACCCTAAcactaaccctaaccctagctcCACACCAAATTCAGCTTCTTCAAGTGATGCAATGGAAATGGAGTACCATCACAGGTTCAAGGAGCTCAATGCAGAGAATCTAAAAACCTTATGCAATGCACTAGAGCAAAAGGTTCCATGGCAGAAGGAGATAATTCCAGAAATAGCTAGCACCATTCTTCAATGCAGGTCTGGATTGGTAAGGAGAAAGGAAAGGTTGAGATACAGTGCACCCAAAGAGGACACTTGGTTATTCTTCCATGGTGTTGATgttgaaggaaaagagaagattgCAAGAGAATTGGCTGGTCTTGTATTTGGATCTCAAGCTCATTTCATCTCATTAGGCCTTAGCAGTTTCTCATCGACGAGGGCCGATTCAACCGATGATTTCAGAAATAAAAGATCAAGGGATGAATCAAGTTGTAGTTATCTTGAGAGATTTGCTGAAGCAGTTTGCAGTAATCCGCATCGCGTTTTCTTAATGGAAGACATTGAACAAGTTGATTATCGATCTCAATTGGGTATCAAAAGAGCAATTGAAAGAGGAAAAGTAACCAATTCGAATGGCgaaaaagtttttcttcatGATGCGATAGTCATTTTGAGTTGTGAAAGCTTCAGCTCAAGATCAAGAGCTTGTTCCCCTTCTGTGAAGCAAAAGTCTGGTGAGATgagtgaagaagagaagaatggagaaggtgAGAAAGAGATAAGTCCTTGTGTCTCCTTGGATTTGAATCTTTCTGTGGATGAAGAAGACAATTTTGATGATCAGTCCATCGATGACATTGGGCTTCTGGACTCTGTTGATAGAAGAATAATTTTCAAATTGCCGGACTTTTAA
- the LOC122663327 gene encoding protein SMAX1-LIKE 3-like isoform X2 — translation MRTGGWTLQQALTADAANVVKQAVNLAKRRGHAQVTPLHVANTMLSSSTGLLRTACLQSHSHPLQCKALELCFNVALNRLPASTSSPMLGHHSHHPFLSNALVAAFKRAQAHQRRGSIENQQQPLLAVKVEIEQLIISILDDPSVSRVMREAGFSSTQVKSNVEQAVSLEICSQNPPISSSKPKESSNNNNNNLLVLGSVSSQPPPPPPPSSMAQFGVKVSKPFRAFDQIRNEDVMSVLETLMHRKRSTVIVGECLASIEGVVKGVMDKVEKGDVHEGLRDVQFFSLPLFPFGHFSKEDVEQKLAELRCLLKSCVGQGVVLYLGDLKWAAEIRANSIDQGRSYYCPMEYMIMELRRLVCGIESGRVWLMGIATFQTYTRCRIGNPSLEAIWHLHPLTVPAGSLSLSLNSDSDSQGQFRSKRTGDGSCCVDYSSKFNNEARSRASSTYNDSTTTSTTSSLPSWLKQYKEENKRLISNEQDCIQVRDLCHRWNSIGSSVQDHQHQKSEKTLTFTSISPSSSTSVSSHDHYYPNMNQTHHGWPIFAEPKQSWREHHIWISDNDVDEGLEPNFNREPKAVLVSIPNPNTNPNPSSTPNSASSSDAMEMEYHHRFKELNAENLKTLCNALEQKVPWQKEIIPEIASTILQCRSGLVRRKERLRYSAPKEDTWLFFHGVDVEGKEKIARELAGLVFGSQAHFISLGLSSFSSTRADSTDDFRNKRSRDESSCSYLERFAEAVCSNPHRVFLMEDIEQVDYRSQLGIKRAIERGKVTNSNGEKVFLHDAIVILSCESFSSRSRACSPSVKQKSGEMSEEEKNGEGEKEISPCVSLDLNLSVDEEDNFDDQSIDDIGLLDSVDRRIIFKLPDF, via the exons ATGAGAACAGGAGGTTGGACATTGCAACAAGCTCTAACTGCAGACGCTGCCAATGTAGTAAAACAAGCTGTAAACCTTGCAAAAAGGCGTGGTCATGCCCAAGTAACTCCACTCCACGTAGCCAACACCATGCTTTCATCCTCAACTGGCCTTCTTCGAACAGCTTGTCTTCAATCTCACTCTCATCCTCTCCAGTGCAAAGCCCTTGAGCTCTGCTTCAACGTTGCCCTCAATCGCTTACCAGCATCCACTTCTAGTCCCATGTTAGGTCACCACTCTCATCACCCTTTCCTCTCCAATGCTTTGGTTGCAGCTTTCAAGCGTGCACAAGCCCACCAACGCCGCGGATCCATCGAGAACCAACAACAACCTCTCCTTGCTGTGAAGGTAGAGATAGAACAGCTCATAATCTCTATCTTAGATGACCCAAGTGTTAGTAGAGTCATGAGAGAAGCAGGTTTCTCAAGTACCCAAGTGAAAAGCAATGTAGAACAAGCTGTCTCTTTAGAGATCTGTTCTCAAAATCCTCCTATTAGTAGTAGTAAACCCAAGGAAAGTagtaataacaataataataatcttctaGTACTTGGAAGTGTTTCCTCTCaaccccctcctcctcctcctccttcttctatGGCTCAGTTTGGTGTGAAAGTTAGTAAACCATTTAGGGCTTTTGATCAAATTAGGAATGAAGATGTGATGAGTGTGCTTGAGACTTTAATGCATAGAAAAAGAAGTACTGTGATTGTTGGAGAGTGTCTAGCTAGTATTGAAGGTGTAGTTAAGGGAGTGATGGATAAGGTTGAGAAAGGAGATGTTCATGAGGGTTTAAGGGATGTACAGTTCTTTAGTcttcctcttttcccttttggTCATTTCTCAAAAGAAGATGTTGAGCAGAAACTTGCTGAGCTTAGGTGTCTTTTGAAAAGCTGTGTTGGCCAAGGAGTTGTTTTGTATTTGGGTGATCTGAAATGGGCTGCTGAGATTAGAGCTAATTCTATTGATCAAGGAAGGAGCTACTATTGCCCAATGGAATACATGATTATGGAGCTTAGAAGGTTGGTTTGTGGAATTGAGAGTGGTAGGGTTTGGCTCATGGGAATTGCAACTTTCCAAACTTACACGAGATGCAGGATAGGAAATCCTTCCTTGGAAGCTATTTGGCATCTTCACCCTCTTACAGTTCCGGCCGGCAGCTTGAGTTTGAGTCTCAACTCTGACAG TGATTCACAAGGCCAGTTCAGAAGCAAGAGAACTGGAGATGGGTCC TGCTGTGTTGATTACTCGTCCAAGTTCAATAATGAAGCTCGAAGTCGAGCAAGTAGTACTTACAATGACTCTACGACGACTTCGACCACCTCAAGCTTACCTTCATGGCTTAAACAGTACAAGGAAGAGAATAAAAGATTGATCAGTAATGAACAG GATTGTATCCAAGTCAGAGATCTCTGCCATAGATGGAACTCAATTGGCAGTTCAGTCCAAGATCACCAACACCAAAAATCTGAGAAGACCTTAACATTCACTTCCATATCTCCCTCTTCCTCTACTTCAGTCTCTTCACATGACCATTACTACCCTAACATGAACCAGACTCACCATGGATGGCCTATCTTTGCTGAACCCAAACAATCATGGAGGGAACATCACATCTGGATCTCTGACAATGATGTGGATGAGGGATTGGAACCCAATTTCAATAGAGAACCAAAAGCAGTTCTTGTATCCATCCCTAACCCTAAcactaaccctaaccctagctcCACACCAAATTCAGCTTCTTCAAGTGATGCAATGGAAATGGAGTACCATCACAGGTTCAAGGAGCTCAATGCAGAGAATCTAAAAACCTTATGCAATGCACTAGAGCAAAAGGTTCCATGGCAGAAGGAGATAATTCCAGAAATAGCTAGCACCATTCTTCAATGCAGGTCTGGATTGGTAAGGAGAAAGGAAAGGTTGAGATACAGTGCACCCAAAGAGGACACTTGGTTATTCTTCCATGGTGTTGATgttgaaggaaaagagaagattgCAAGAGAATTGGCTGGTCTTGTATTTGGATCTCAAGCTCATTTCATCTCATTAGGCCTTAGCAGTTTCTCATCGACGAGGGCCGATTCAACCGATGATTTCAGAAATAAAAGATCAAGGGATGAATCAAGTTGTAGTTATCTTGAGAGATTTGCTGAAGCAGTTTGCAGTAATCCGCATCGCGTTTTCTTAATGGAAGACATTGAACAAGTTGATTATCGATCTCAATTGGGTATCAAAAGAGCAATTGAAAGAGGAAAAGTAACCAATTCGAATGGCgaaaaagtttttcttcatGATGCGATAGTCATTTTGAGTTGTGAAAGCTTCAGCTCAAGATCAAGAGCTTGTTCCCCTTCTGTGAAGCAAAAGTCTGGTGAGATgagtgaagaagagaagaatggagaaggtgAGAAAGAGATAAGTCCTTGTGTCTCCTTGGATTTGAATCTTTCTGTGGATGAAGAAGACAATTTTGATGATCAGTCCATCGATGACATTGGGCTTCTGGACTCTGTTGATAGAAGAATAATTTTCAAATTGCCGGACTTTTAA
- the LOC122664403 gene encoding uncharacterized protein LOC122664403 translates to MSGLSNLGTGLTVVFLVCFLLLLAEVSYVIWCRRRFRRQNTTVESNASGEPYTTSTTTTNSSNPSKELIYFSCWKKQSRIEPAAAPTASTTDQEDASPEIDNPLKWHVLYWQSRLLFTIKEEDKEDLESEKSSSAERNPNPNPNKKKRVSLGECFEITREEPPVETVSVAVDVESLQTESTPFMTPCASPSTCTPSPSPPHVAGENKSESSVSLEVHGG, encoded by the coding sequence ATGAGCGGTCTAAGTAATCTAGGGACCGGATTGACCGTAGTCTTcctggtctgtttcttgcttctgcTCGCAGAGGTCTCCTACGTTATCTGGTGCCGGCGTAGGTTCCGACGACAAAACACCACCGTAGAGTCTAACGCTTCAGGGGAACCTtacaccacctccaccaccaccaccaatagCAGCAACCCTTCAAAGGAACTAATATATTTTTCCTGCTGGAAAAAACAGTCACGCATCGAGCCCGCAGCAGCTCCGACAGCTTCCACCACGGACCAGGAGGATGCGTCACCGGAAATCGATAACCCGTTGAAATGGCATGTTCTGTACTGGCAATCAAGGCTTCTATTCACCATCAAGGAAGAGGACAAAGAGGATTTGGAGTCTGAGAAATCTTCTTCGGCGGAGAGGAACccaaaccccaaccccaacaagaagaagagggtttCTCTTGGGGAATGTTTTGAGATTACCCGAGAAGAGCCACCGGTAGAGACGGTCTCAGTCGCAGTTGATGTGGAGAGTCTGCAAACAGAGAGTACTCCGTTTATGACGCCATGTGCTTCACCTTCTACCTGCACTCCGTCGCCTTCTCCTCCTCACGTTGCTGGAGAAAACAAGAGTGAGTCTTCCGTCAGCTTAGAAGTTCACGGCGGATGA
- the LOC122664479 gene encoding uncharacterized protein LOC122664479, whose protein sequence is MGGYGAIGRDASASVVFAIAGATMDKNVLSMELMAIRQGLRTAKAMNWWPLVQVRSDSMIATQVLTGRFAAPWNVLSLVGDILDLTDWFRGCSFQHYVRETNFCADFLAGLLTSCGEVHYCNDTLPTALSTLIRDDAKGKKYYRL, encoded by the coding sequence ATGGGTGGATATGGGGCGATTGGTCGCGATGCCTCAGCATCGGTTGTTTTCGCTATCGCGGGTGCTACAATGGACAAGAACGTGCTGAGTATGGAATTGATGGCGATACGGCAGGGTCTGAGGACAGCCAAAGCAATGAACTGGTGGCCATTGGTGCAAGTTCGATCAGACTCGATGATTGCTACTCAAGTGTTGACTGGGAGGTTCGCTGCTCCATGGAATGTTCTAAGCTTGGTTGGAGATATACTGGACCTTACAGACTGGTTTCGAGGCTGCAGCTTTCAGCACTATGTTCGTGAGACCAACTTCTGTGCCGATTTCTTAGCAGGACTCCTCACTTCATGCGGGGAGGTTCATTACTGTAATGATACTTTACCTACGGCTCTCTCTACCCTTATACGAGATGATGCCAAGGGCAAAAAGTACTATAGACTATAA